From the Paludibacterium paludis genome, one window contains:
- a CDS encoding type III effector phosphothreonine lyase (SpvC; OpsF from Shigella was shown to remove phosphate from threonine groups; may inactivate mitogen activated kinases during infection) → MFAFSWIIVMPIRRPADLPPLTLPPLATQTGNLASRDHLREYSVDLAQQMRDLPKPEFHPATDPLDYAALQQVGFALMSHGFLVHHDPLDVFIHARRELGHGQGKFNGDKFHLSVQQAEVPAAFGAIAGLLFSEHCPFDKWKVTDMARADPASRVSVGAQWTLYAKPEAADSGYRAQELFAIRCFVEALEAQLAAHGIAPGVHPQSDVRPAHWHYLSYRNELRSDRYGGAAQNEALRDEPFYSLMTR, encoded by the coding sequence ATGTTTGCGTTTTCCTGGATTATTGTCATGCCTATCAGACGGCCCGCTGATTTGCCACCCCTCACTCTGCCCCCGCTTGCCACGCAAACGGGCAACCTCGCTTCTCGTGATCATTTGCGCGAGTATTCCGTTGATCTGGCTCAACAGATGAGGGATTTGCCGAAACCGGAATTCCATCCGGCCACCGACCCATTGGACTACGCCGCCCTGCAGCAAGTCGGGTTTGCATTGATGAGTCACGGGTTTCTGGTTCATCACGACCCACTGGATGTTTTCATTCACGCCAGGCGGGAGCTCGGTCACGGTCAGGGGAAGTTCAATGGCGATAAATTTCACCTCAGCGTGCAACAGGCGGAGGTCCCCGCCGCTTTCGGCGCCATCGCCGGTTTGCTGTTCTCGGAACACTGCCCGTTCGACAAATGGAAAGTGACCGACATGGCGCGAGCCGACCCGGCCTCTCGTGTCAGTGTCGGCGCGCAATGGACGCTGTATGCGAAACCGGAAGCAGCGGATTCGGGCTATCGCGCGCAAGAACTCTTCGCCATCCGGTGTTTTGTCGAAGCTCTGGAAGCGCAACTGGCCGCGCATGGCATCGCGCCCGGCGTTCACCCGCAGTCGGATGTCCGGCCAGCGCACTGGCACTACCTGAGCTATCGGAATGAACTGCGCAGTGACCGGTATGGCGGCGCGGCGCAAAACGAAGCCCTGCGCGATGAGCCGTTTTATTCACTCATGACCCGGTGA
- a CDS encoding ABC transporter permease: protein MTSSASPAGLPERLTQHGEPIKRKLARAERMNRIKSQLLILPLVVFILLVFVTPIAALLVRSVVNPEVAGALPRTVAALKEWNGRALPPEAAYAALETDLSAAREAQKLGDLGKRLNMELAGYRSLLNKTARQLPQSGHAPSRKEALIALDERWGDPAYWLAIRRNVHEYTPYYLLAALDHRIDDLGELAKASPDQAIYLDIFARTFWMSLVVTLLCLSLAYPLAYLLAILPVRRSNLLMILVLLPFWTSLLVRIAAWIVLLQSGGLINSALLGIGVIDHPLQLVFNRLGVYISMVHIMLPFMILPIYSVMKGISPSYMKAAISLGSHPFASFWRVYFPQTVAGVGAGCLLVYILSIGYYITPALLGSPNDQMVSYLVAFYTNSSINWGMATALGGLLLAATLLLYLIYNWLVGAGRLRLG from the coding sequence ATGACCTCTTCCGCTTCTCCCGCCGGCTTGCCTGAACGGCTGACCCAGCACGGTGAGCCGATCAAGCGCAAACTGGCGCGTGCCGAACGCATGAACCGCATCAAATCCCAGTTGCTGATCCTGCCCTTGGTGGTGTTCATTCTGCTTGTGTTCGTCACCCCCATCGCGGCGCTGCTCGTACGCAGCGTGGTGAATCCGGAGGTGGCCGGCGCCCTGCCGCGGACCGTAGCCGCTCTCAAGGAGTGGAATGGGCGCGCATTGCCTCCGGAGGCGGCCTACGCTGCGCTGGAAACCGATCTTTCCGCGGCGCGCGAGGCGCAAAAGCTCGGAGATCTGGGCAAGCGACTCAATATGGAACTGGCCGGCTACCGAAGCTTGCTGAACAAGACGGCGCGGCAATTGCCGCAGTCCGGTCACGCGCCATCGCGCAAGGAAGCCCTGATCGCGCTTGACGAGCGCTGGGGAGACCCCGCCTACTGGCTGGCCATCCGGCGCAATGTCCACGAATACACCCCGTATTACCTGCTCGCCGCCCTGGATCACCGCATCGACGATCTTGGCGAACTGGCGAAGGCCTCCCCCGATCAGGCCATTTACCTCGATATCTTCGCCAGGACATTCTGGATGAGTCTGGTGGTCACGCTGCTGTGCTTGTCGCTCGCCTACCCGCTCGCCTATCTGCTGGCCATCCTGCCGGTGCGCCGCAGCAACCTCTTGATGATACTGGTGCTGTTGCCGTTCTGGACGTCGCTCCTGGTTCGCATCGCCGCCTGGATCGTCCTCTTGCAGTCCGGCGGACTGATCAACAGCGCGCTGCTCGGGATCGGGGTGATCGACCATCCGCTGCAACTGGTCTTCAACCGGCTCGGAGTCTACATCTCGATGGTGCACATCATGCTGCCGTTCATGATTCTGCCGATCTACAGCGTAATGAAGGGCATTTCACCCTCGTACATGAAAGCCGCCATCTCGCTGGGCAGCCATCCGTTCGCCAGTTTCTGGCGCGTGTATTTTCCGCAAACGGTGGCCGGCGTCGGAGCCGGGTGCCTGCTGGTCTATATCCTGTCGATCGGGTATTACATCACGCCCGCGCTGCTGGGCAGTCCGAACGACCAGATGGTCAGTTACCTTGTCGCGTTTTACACCAATTCGTCGATCAACTGGGGCATGGCGACGGCGCTGGGCGGGCTGCTGCTGGCCGCGACGTTGCTGCTGTACCTGATCTACAACTGGCTGGTGGGCGCGGGTCGCCTGCGGCTTGGCTGA
- a CDS encoding MgtC/SapB family protein, with product MHALFNFDFAGFLDSLVRLAIAFLLGTTIGYERQYRQRTAGLRTNALVAVGAAVFVDLAHHLNGAAGAVHVTAYVVSGVGFLGAGTIMKEGQNVRGLNTAATLWGSAAVGACAGADLFAEALLAALFVLAANTLLRPMVNSINRRPINARSSEITYQLTLIVDDTHQKEVLAELDALLDEANYPLADLDVEPFGDDGVEITATLMSSSADSRELDRIAEIMVGKDHVRQAYWNPGATE from the coding sequence ATGCACGCTTTGTTCAATTTCGATTTCGCCGGCTTCCTGGACTCGCTGGTCCGGCTCGCCATCGCTTTTCTGCTCGGCACAACCATCGGTTACGAGCGCCAATACCGTCAACGAACGGCCGGACTGCGCACCAATGCGCTGGTCGCCGTTGGCGCCGCCGTGTTCGTCGATCTGGCCCACCACCTGAACGGCGCGGCGGGCGCCGTTCACGTCACGGCTTACGTCGTGTCCGGGGTGGGGTTTCTCGGCGCCGGGACCATCATGAAAGAGGGGCAGAACGTGCGCGGACTCAATACGGCGGCGACGCTGTGGGGGTCCGCCGCCGTCGGCGCCTGCGCGGGCGCCGACCTGTTCGCCGAGGCCTTGCTCGCCGCGTTGTTCGTCCTGGCGGCGAACACCTTGCTGCGTCCGATGGTCAATTCGATCAACCGGCGTCCGATCAATGCCAGAAGTTCGGAAATCACCTACCAGTTGACACTGATCGTCGACGACACGCATCAGAAAGAGGTGCTGGCCGAACTGGATGCCCTGCTGGACGAAGCCAATTACCCGTTGGCGGATCTGGATGTCGAACCCTTCGGCGACGACGGTGTGGAAATCACGGCGACCCTGATGTCGTCCTCCGCCGACTCGCGGGAGCTTGACCGCATCGCCGAAATCATGGTCGGCAAGGATCACGTCCGGCAGGCTTACTGGAATCCTGGCGCCACGGAATAG
- the corA gene encoding magnesium/cobalt transporter CorA produces MLVNCAAYRDGRKIADIDKAAISDYVSQEDCFVWVALKNPTEGEIDEMGHEFDLHPLAIEDARHGHQRPKIDEYDGMLFCVMHTLESDEDGLLRSGEVCVFAGRNFVLSIRNRSEAGFQDVRKRCESDPLMLRHGAGFVLYALIDAVVDRYLPLIDRFDDEMEYLENRLFTARATTRSNIEDLYALKRDLTKVLHVVHPLQESVKKLCGGWTPGVCAGMQDYFRDVNDHLERIVRSLERIRDMLLTATQVNLTLVALDESVITKKLASWGALFAVPTMIAGIYGMNFAQMPELHMRYGYPVALLVMLVADLILWRRFRRSGWL; encoded by the coding sequence ATGCTCGTCAATTGTGCGGCCTACCGCGATGGCCGCAAGATCGCCGATATCGACAAGGCGGCCATCAGTGATTATGTCAGCCAGGAAGACTGCTTCGTCTGGGTCGCCCTGAAAAATCCCACGGAAGGGGAAATCGACGAAATGGGGCATGAGTTCGATCTGCACCCGCTGGCGATCGAAGATGCCCGGCACGGACATCAGCGTCCGAAAATAGATGAGTACGACGGCATGCTGTTCTGCGTGATGCACACGCTGGAGTCGGACGAAGACGGATTGCTGCGCAGTGGCGAAGTATGCGTGTTCGCCGGACGCAATTTTGTTTTATCCATCCGCAACCGCAGCGAAGCCGGATTTCAGGATGTCAGAAAACGCTGCGAGTCGGATCCTCTGATGCTGCGTCACGGCGCCGGGTTCGTCCTGTATGCGCTGATCGACGCCGTGGTGGACCGGTATCTGCCGCTCATCGATCGTTTCGACGACGAAATGGAGTATCTGGAAAATCGTCTTTTCACGGCGCGGGCCACCACCCGCTCGAACATCGAAGATCTCTACGCCCTCAAGCGCGATCTGACCAAAGTGCTGCATGTGGTGCACCCGCTTCAGGAGTCCGTCAAAAAACTGTGTGGGGGCTGGACACCGGGCGTGTGCGCCGGCATGCAGGACTATTTCCGGGATGTGAACGACCACCTGGAGCGCATCGTCCGCAGTCTGGAACGCATCCGCGACATGCTCCTGACCGCCACACAGGTCAACCTGACCCTGGTCGCGCTCGACGAGTCGGTGATCACCAAAAAACTGGCGTCATGGGGTGCGCTGTTCGCGGTGCCGACCATGATCGCCGGTATTTACGGGATGAATTTCGCGCAAATGCCGGAGCTTCACATGCGTTACGGCTACCCGGTCGCGCTCCTGGTCATGCTGGTGGCCGACCTGATCCTCTGGCGCCGCTTCAGGCGTTCGGGCTGGTTGTGA
- a CDS encoding TfoX/Sxy family protein — protein sequence MASDPDFVDFVCGQMAAAGTITFRKMFGEFAVYLNGKVIGLVCDNQFFLKPTGAGRLLLGVPVEAPPYPGAKPHFLIGEQLDETDLLTRLVRDTARALPEPKPKKPRAPKNVK from the coding sequence ATGGCCTCGGATCCCGATTTTGTCGATTTTGTTTGCGGCCAGATGGCCGCGGCCGGCACCATCACCTTTCGCAAGATGTTCGGCGAGTTTGCGGTTTACCTGAACGGAAAGGTGATCGGACTGGTCTGCGACAACCAGTTTTTTCTGAAACCCACCGGGGCGGGGCGACTCCTCCTCGGGGTCCCGGTGGAGGCGCCGCCGTACCCCGGCGCGAAACCTCACTTCCTGATCGGCGAGCAGCTCGACGAAACGGATCTGCTGACCCGCCTCGTCAGGGACACGGCGCGGGCACTGCCGGAACCCAAACCGAAAAAACCACGAGCGCCCAAAAACGTCAAGTGA
- a CDS encoding ABC transporter substrate-binding protein, which produces MENAVKTVSAVLLAAGCSTLHAGDLTVISFGGANKAAQEKAYYAPFTKATGIKVIGGEYNGEMAKVKAMVDTRSVSWDVLEVESPELARGCDEGLFEKLDYSRIGNKADFVPGAAQTCGIGIFVWSTVLAYNADKIKVAPAGWKDFWDVKKYPGKRGLRKGAKYTLEIALMADGVTGEDVYKVLATPAGVDRAFRKLDQLKPHIQWWEAGAQPPQYLVSGDVVMSSAYNGRIATTQKEGKNLKIVWNGGMYDFDSWAIPKGSPNKDAALKFIAFASRPENQKVYSEQIAYGPSSKKATALLDRKVAAELPTSPQNIKNSLAVSVAFWADFGESLEQRFNAWASK; this is translated from the coding sequence ATGGAGAATGCAGTGAAGACCGTATCGGCCGTGTTGCTCGCGGCGGGCTGTTCCACCCTTCACGCCGGCGACCTGACGGTCATTTCCTTTGGCGGCGCCAACAAGGCCGCTCAGGAAAAAGCGTATTACGCGCCATTCACCAAGGCGACCGGCATCAAGGTGATCGGCGGCGAGTACAACGGGGAAATGGCCAAGGTCAAAGCCATGGTGGACACCCGCAGCGTCTCCTGGGATGTGCTGGAGGTTGAATCGCCGGAACTGGCGCGCGGCTGCGACGAAGGCCTGTTCGAAAAACTGGACTATAGCCGGATCGGCAACAAGGCGGACTTCGTGCCCGGCGCGGCGCAAACGTGCGGTATCGGTATCTTCGTCTGGTCCACGGTGCTGGCCTACAACGCCGACAAGATCAAGGTAGCGCCCGCGGGCTGGAAGGACTTCTGGGACGTGAAGAAATATCCCGGCAAGCGCGGTCTGCGCAAGGGCGCCAAATACACCCTGGAAATCGCGCTGATGGCCGACGGTGTGACCGGCGAGGACGTCTATAAAGTGCTGGCCACCCCGGCCGGCGTCGACCGGGCATTTCGCAAACTCGATCAGCTCAAGCCTCACATTCAGTGGTGGGAAGCCGGCGCCCAGCCGCCCCAGTACCTGGTTTCCGGGGATGTGGTGATGAGTTCGGCCTATAACGGCCGTATCGCCACCACCCAGAAAGAAGGCAAGAATCTCAAGATCGTCTGGAACGGGGGCATGTACGATTTCGACTCCTGGGCGATTCCCAAAGGCTCCCCCAACAAGGACGCCGCGCTGAAGTTCATCGCGTTCGCCAGCCGTCCGGAAAACCAGAAAGTCTATTCCGAGCAGATCGCCTACGGCCCGAGCAGCAAGAAAGCCACGGCGCTGCTGGACCGCAAAGTGGCCGCCGAACTGCCGACCTCTCCCCAGAATATCAAGAACAGCCTCGCCGTCAGCGTGGCTTTCTGGGCCGATTTCGGCGAATCGCTGGAACAGCGCTTCAACGCCTGGGCCAGCAAGTAA
- a CDS encoding AraC family transcriptional regulator produces MTDFSHIHQYGTGAAQVVAKARDYSPGTLTPRHAHPTAQLIYAVEGVMVVVTARGQWIVPSTRGIWLPIDTWHEVRMITHVRMRTVYVRHDALDGLPDECRVLAITPLLRELILAAMTVAIPYGDDSRDGRVMRLLLDEIRSLPSLALALPKPDTPALRELCDALQAHPDAGDSVESWARRFAMDPRTLQRRFHKETGLSLGRWRRQARLIGALERLAAGASVLQVSLDMGYASPSAFATMFKRELGVPPSEFFAVEAGG; encoded by the coding sequence GTGACGGACTTCTCCCATATCCATCAATACGGCACCGGCGCGGCTCAGGTCGTCGCCAAGGCGCGGGACTATTCGCCGGGCACCTTGACGCCGCGCCACGCCCATCCCACGGCGCAACTGATTTACGCGGTCGAGGGCGTCATGGTGGTCGTTACGGCGCGTGGACAATGGATCGTGCCGTCCACGCGCGGCATCTGGCTGCCTATCGACACCTGGCACGAGGTACGCATGATCACCCATGTCCGTATGCGCACGGTCTACGTGCGCCACGATGCGCTGGATGGGCTTCCGGACGAGTGCCGGGTACTGGCCATCACACCGCTGCTCAGGGAGCTGATCCTCGCCGCCATGACCGTTGCCATACCTTACGGGGACGACTCGCGCGACGGGCGCGTCATGCGCCTGCTGCTCGACGAGATCCGCAGCCTGCCGTCCCTGGCGCTCGCGCTGCCCAAGCCCGACACCCCCGCATTGCGCGAATTGTGCGATGCCTTGCAAGCACACCCGGACGCCGGCGATTCGGTCGAGTCCTGGGCCCGCCGTTTCGCCATGGATCCGCGCACCCTGCAACGGCGTTTTCATAAAGAAACCGGTCTGTCGCTCGGCCGGTGGCGGCGTCAGGCACGTCTGATCGGCGCGCTTGAGCGACTCGCCGCGGGAGCCAGCGTCCTGCAGGTTTCCCTGGACATGGGCTATGCCAGCCCCAGTGCTTTCGCCACCATGTTCAAGCGGGAGCTGGGCGTGCCGCCCAGCGAGTTTTTCGCGGTGGAAGCCGGCGGGTGA
- a CDS encoding ABC transporter permease — MLTPTMTLPERIWYFALRLLCGLTLLFLILPVLVIIPLSFNEGSFLVYPLTGVSLRWYADLFSSPEWIRSLKNSILIAPAATGVAMVLGTLAAVGLARGEFRGKSLILFVLISPMVVPVVIVGVASYLFFAPLGLDNSYTTLILEHAALGVPFVIITVSATLQGYNHNLTRAAASLGAPPLTRFFRVTLPLIAPGVISGALFAFATSFDEVVVTLFLAGPEQATLPRQMFSGIRENLSPTIAAAATLLIGFSVVLLLTLEWLRGRAERLRGNGA, encoded by the coding sequence ATGCTGACCCCCACCATGACATTGCCCGAGCGGATCTGGTATTTCGCATTGCGTTTGCTGTGCGGGCTGACCTTGCTGTTTCTGATCCTGCCGGTGCTGGTCATCATTCCCCTGTCGTTCAACGAGGGATCGTTTCTGGTGTATCCGCTGACCGGCGTGTCACTGCGCTGGTATGCCGATCTGTTCAGCTCTCCCGAATGGATCCGCTCACTGAAAAACAGCATCCTGATCGCGCCGGCCGCGACCGGTGTCGCGATGGTGCTCGGAACACTCGCCGCGGTCGGTCTGGCGCGCGGAGAGTTTCGCGGCAAGTCGCTGATTCTCTTCGTGCTGATCTCCCCCATGGTTGTGCCCGTGGTGATCGTCGGGGTGGCCAGTTATCTGTTTTTCGCGCCACTGGGGCTGGACAACAGCTACACGACACTGATTCTGGAGCATGCCGCGCTGGGTGTGCCGTTCGTGATCATCACGGTCAGCGCCACCTTGCAAGGCTACAATCACAATCTGACACGCGCCGCCGCCAGTCTCGGCGCGCCGCCGTTGACGAGGTTTTTCAGGGTGACCCTGCCATTGATCGCGCCGGGCGTGATATCGGGCGCGCTGTTCGCTTTCGCCACGTCGTTCGACGAGGTGGTGGTCACGCTATTTCTCGCCGGACCCGAGCAAGCCACCCTGCCCCGTCAGATGTTCAGTGGCATCCGGGAAAACCTCAGCCCCACCATCGCCGCGGCGGCCACCTTGCTGATCGGGTTTTCCGTGGTGCTGCTGCTGACGCTCGAGTGGCTGCGCGGCCGAGCGGAACGTTTGCGCGGCAACGGCGCGTGA
- a CDS encoding ABC transporter ATP-binding protein, giving the protein MSESPVNDVLVRFRNVQKSYDGESLIVKDLNLDIRKGEFLTLLGPSGSGKTTSLMMLAGFETPTSGEILLGDRSLNRVPAHRRNIGMVFQNYALFPHMTVAENLAFPLKVRKLDKTDIAERVKRALSMVQLDAFAHRYPGQMSGGQQQRVALARALVFEPQLVLMDEPLGALDKQLREHMQIEIKHLHEKLGVTVVYVTHDQSEALTMSDRVAVFHQGEIQQIDTPQALYETPRNAFVANFIGENNRLSGRLEKREGPECVVRLDNGESVRAMAVHDAAPGQPVSLSVRPERISLNATTPVNRFSGRVREFIYLGDHVRIRLEACGNAAFIVKQPIASLDPELGVGDVVTLGWNIEHARALDPVAV; this is encoded by the coding sequence ATGAGCGAGTCCCCCGTCAACGACGTGCTGGTGCGTTTTCGCAACGTTCAGAAAAGCTATGACGGCGAGAGCCTGATCGTGAAGGACCTGAACCTGGACATCCGCAAAGGCGAGTTTCTCACGCTGCTTGGACCGTCCGGATCCGGGAAAACCACCAGCCTGATGATGCTCGCCGGATTCGAAACGCCGACCTCCGGCGAGATTTTACTGGGGGACCGCTCGCTCAACCGCGTGCCGGCCCACCGGCGCAATATCGGCATGGTTTTCCAGAACTACGCGCTGTTTCCCCACATGACGGTCGCGGAGAATCTCGCCTTTCCCCTCAAAGTGCGCAAGCTTGACAAGACCGACATCGCCGAACGGGTCAAGCGCGCGCTGTCCATGGTTCAGCTTGACGCCTTCGCGCACCGCTATCCGGGCCAGATGTCCGGCGGGCAGCAGCAGCGCGTCGCCCTCGCCCGCGCCCTGGTGTTCGAGCCGCAACTGGTGCTGATGGACGAACCGTTGGGGGCGCTGGACAAGCAACTGCGCGAGCACATGCAGATCGAGATCAAGCATCTGCATGAAAAACTTGGCGTGACCGTGGTGTATGTGACGCATGACCAGAGCGAGGCGCTCACCATGTCGGATCGTGTCGCGGTCTTCCATCAGGGAGAAATCCAGCAGATCGACACGCCCCAGGCGCTTTACGAAACGCCGCGCAACGCCTTCGTCGCCAATTTCATCGGCGAGAACAACCGGTTGAGCGGCCGTCTGGAAAAACGCGAAGGGCCGGAATGCGTCGTCCGGCTGGACAACGGCGAATCGGTGCGGGCCATGGCCGTGCACGACGCCGCGCCGGGGCAGCCGGTGTCCCTGTCCGTCCGTCCCGAGCGGATATCGCTCAACGCCACGACTCCGGTCAACCGGTTTTCCGGTCGGGTTCGGGAATTCATTTACCTTGGCGACCATGTGCGCATCCGCCTCGAAGCATGCGGAAACGCGGCGTTCATCGTCAAGCAGCCGATCGCCAGTCTCGACCCCGAGCTGGGCGTGGGCGATGTCGTGACGCTCGGCTGGAACATCGAACACGCAAGAGCCCTCGATCCGGTGGCCGTGTAG
- a CDS encoding isochorismatase family protein — translation MELLIVDPQNDFCDLPASALPVAGATADLDRLAGLIRRHAERFDGITLTLDSHHAYDIAHPAYWRNALGEQPLHTPISREDVERGVWMTADPARRETALAYLARASLYVWPPHCLVGTWGHGIYEPLAAALREWECRRLRATDVLFKGLNPDTEHFSAFEADVPLDADPATRFDRRRVARLAEAECVVVAGEALSHCVASSVRSLVRHLGPSFAGRLVILTDCASPVPGFEDLARGFLEEMTRLGARLASSDSL, via the coding sequence ATGGAATTGCTGATTGTCGACCCGCAAAACGACTTTTGCGACCTTCCCGCTTCGGCGCTGCCCGTCGCCGGCGCGACCGCCGATCTTGACCGGCTGGCCGGGCTGATCCGGCGACATGCCGAGCGTTTTGACGGGATCACCCTGACGCTGGACAGCCATCACGCCTACGATATCGCGCATCCGGCCTATTGGCGCAACGCTCTGGGCGAACAGCCGCTGCACACGCCGATCAGCCGGGAGGATGTCGAACGCGGCGTCTGGATGACCGCCGACCCGGCGCGCCGCGAAACGGCCCTCGCGTATCTGGCGCGGGCTTCGCTGTATGTCTGGCCGCCGCATTGCCTGGTCGGAACCTGGGGGCATGGTATCTACGAACCGCTTGCCGCCGCGTTGCGGGAGTGGGAGTGCCGGCGCCTGCGCGCGACCGACGTGCTGTTCAAGGGGTTGAATCCCGATACCGAGCATTTTTCCGCTTTCGAGGCGGATGTTCCGCTGGACGCCGATCCCGCGACCCGTTTCGACCGACGGCGCGTCGCCCGGCTCGCCGAAGCCGAATGCGTGGTGGTGGCCGGCGAGGCCCTGTCCCACTGCGTGGCAAGTTCGGTGCGCAGCCTGGTTCGCCACCTCGGTCCGTCGTTCGCCGGGCGTCTTGTCATCCTGACCGACTGCGCGAGTCCGGTGCCCGGATTCGAGGACCTTGCCCGGGGTTTTCTCGAGGAAATGACGCGCCTGGGGGCACGGCTCGCGAGCAGCGACTCGCTGTAA